The genomic interval CAAATGCCTAATCTAAGGTAAATGAATGTTTCAGTCTCGTCAGTCTGGCTAACATCAGAGCTATTTCTGTGTTCGAGCGGATTTTGGGAAGATTTGCCCAGCTTTCCTTTGGGGACATTGTCTTCGTGTTCTATCATTAACACTGATCAGATCAGTGGTCAgtggcaaaaaatctgattgcaACCAAGTAGCATGACAGCCATTGTTATGTGTATGCCTTTAAAAGAGCTTAATGCAAGAATGCTCTGTTAATACTCAAAACAAGCCAAAGAACTCTTCTTGCTGACTCTTGCCTGTTCAAAATCCTTCAGATTTCTAGAGCCCCCCCTCTTCTGTTCATTAAcccccttaaaatcacaggcttattgcatactaAGGATTGTTATTCAGTCACATAAGGGACTTTAAAGCAAACTGGcagagctgttcttaggttgcagaagtgtgtagtaaaagtTTAGTCCCAGCAGTGGGCCCTCGCCACTTAAGGGGCTAACAAGCTTGAATTAGCCAGTGATCTGCTATTTGCTGGCAGAAGTTGGCAATAATTCACAGGAATAGCATCAGTGCCCCCAAACCATATACCTGCTGATAATACTAGATGAAAAACATCACAGTTGGTCTCCGATTTCCATTAAAGGACTTCCATCTATTACTAGCTTTACACAGAACATAGTACAAGATGTACATTATGCATGTGTAAAAATTCACTTGTACCAAATGGGCTCATCTcctttaacttttaaaaagcCTTACTTGCACTAAAGGTGGGCTTTGAATGGGCTTTCAGTGGCATTTCAAGCGTTGTTGGTTTGTCCTTGCTTTaattgttctgtgtgtgtttgcaggttaCCATGGTGCAGCAGACCGTTCAGCCTTTTCCCACAGTGGACGTTCCTGACCATGCTCACTACACCATCGGGGCGGTCATTCTGGCCATCGGCATCACTGGCATGGTTGGGAATTTCCTTGTCATCTATGCCTTCAGCAGGTGAGGACAGTGAAAGGGTAGTGGCCACTGAACCTCCTCCTGCAGAATGGGGTTAATCtaatctattttattttagGTAATGTGCTCAATATAATTAAAAGCACTAAATACGTCGTCACTTTTCACTTTTCGTGAACTGTGTCAGTGATGTGGGGCTGCTCTTACTTTCTTTCTGAAGATCGTACAGCACCACAATTTTGCtacatcagaaaaaagcaggaaacatatatttactagaaaattacactgaagcCTCAACAATTAAGTGTAACATAAAAATCTGCAGAGCTATTTTTTGCGCTTcatcaaagttcagtcttagaaactgATCTTCTGaatgctttaagtgctgtttatctgatggggacagtttggtGCCCTCCCAGGTCTTGCATTTTACATTGattctcctcagaaatgtcctgacttgtacttaatggctgttttgactggaaattgaacaaatgaatggtggtctttgactttcaTGCAGTACAGTATGTGATATGCAGCTCAATAAAATTTAACTGGTTACCTCAGTAGATGCCTTGAGCAGGCGTTTGATGGCAATGAAGCACTTGGTGTCAGAGTTCTACAGCCCACCTGATGTTTcagtgtgcctgtgtgtttgtAGGAGTCGTACTTTGAGGACCCCCGCCAACATGTTTATAATAAACCTGGCCGTCGCAGACTTCCTCATGTGTGCCACTCAGTCGCCTATATTCTTCACTACCAGCATGCGCAAGAGATGGATCTTTGGAGAGAAAggtaacacacaaacacacaaacactaaataGACAGCAGTCCATGTCATGCTTGTGCAAGGTTGACCTGGACTGGTTTAGAACTGCATTGCACAAGTGAAGTTTCATCTGCTTTATCTCCTCagctttatatgtaaatatactaaaacattttattagatATGTCAAACATTAGTGTGCAGATTCTGATGGAAACGTTTGTATTTGCATTGAGAAAAATTGCTAGCTTGAATTTCCATTCTGCAGCTCAGGCAGTCAGGACAAGAACCCTCGTTTCAGATTTCCTCCTGATCTTTTGGATTTCTTGTAAAGCTGTCTAATGCCATCTATGATATCCTTGATTCTGCTGTCATAGCAGTGGTGTGGCGGCAGCGCGTGAGTCACACTCACAACACAGTGATTGAAATGCAGCACCTCCTGGTATTCAGCCTGATGTTCTGAGCTGCTGTAAATGTCAGTGCTTATCTGGGCAAAAATCTTAATTACTTTCATTAGGTCTGGCTTTGGGTGAGGGAGCCACTGAGGTATTGAGTAAAATACAAACATTCTATGCACGTAAAGGCTTTAGAACTCTGCTTTGCCTCTGATCGTAATCTCTGGCCTCTAGCTCATTTGTTGATCAGGTACAAACCTCATGCAACTGAGACAATATGGTCAGGAAACCAGGTCACCCAAATTCGTTGAGCGGAATCGATAAAGAAAGCTGTAATGAAGCACACTTCTCGTCTCCTGTCATGATTCCATGTGGTGAAATTTGTGCACAATTATGAACAACATTAAATTGATTACGGCTGCTCACTCATGCTTGACCCCCCTGAAAGCATTCAGTCAGGCAATCAATAATGCACTCTCCTCAAATGTATTAGCATGAAAACATAATCCACTTGGTAGAGCAGATACTCTGTGTTTTGTCACTGACAGTGTCTCACAGCTGCGTTCTCATAGCGCCGTACAGAGATATGAATGAGTGTCATGTTGTAACTGTGTCTTACCTAATCATAAGAccaaatatataatttataatataataatctaCCTAAAAGGCATTGACTTTGTCCTGTTTAACCCAATACAAGTCAATACTGCCTCCTGAGTTGTTCAACTGTATGCATGGTCATGTTGAGCAGTAAAACGGATCAGCATGTGCAGCTGGAGCTTTCTGTGCGCTAGTGTGTTTTCTATAAAAGAAAAACCATGCTGTCTTTACTGTTGGATGCACTACAGTGTgtgaacatgcacacacattatatatatatatatatatatatatatatatatatatatatatatatatatatatatatatatatacatttttaaacaatttagcTCAGCAGTgggtttatcacaatatacattagaataaagtcatattcataaacataaaaacaataaaaagaaacaagaacTTCTTGCGTCCATATTTTCCCTTGACACCTTcgcagccgccacagagactcgttagtatcatcagttacatcatgagctcaatttactgaagcactgattggtcaaaccaggagttgctttttagctatatataatactgggcttcctcgaggagaggcttggaagtggttaaacaaacacaccaacatccagaaaatcactatttattatatatatctatatcttttctttttttttcgaTATTACTtaataaattttgtttattcaaagtaacacttttctcagcaaataaatagattttgaaaatgtgtcttgggttcctaagactttcacacagcactgtataaataaatgaaataattcattgattaattactttattttttaattcacaaaagcatttaaaagcactaAATGTAAAAGTTAACTGTATCCTGAATAGTGCCTTTACAAATTGGACTGAATGCAGATACTTAACTTCTGTATTTCGACCATATATTCTAAATCTCAACCCAGACTACAGCATTGAGAAATCGCGTTAACATGATCTGACCTGATCCATTACTCTGACAAACCCAGTCACTAACATGCTCTTACCAATCCAAACTGTGCTCTGAATGAGGTTCTGCACTTGCTCTGAAAAAAGTACATTGCATCTAGAAATAAAGGCAGCCCGTCCGCACTGACAGAAACACAGTAACAAACAGAAAGCTCTGATCCCACACGCCAGCACTTTCATTCTCGCCAATGTGGACCTGTAACTCCTCTGTGGCAGATTTAAATGAGTTAAAGCACCACTGCCACATTCTCTGAACAGATCGTTGGCAAAATGCTCAGTTTAAGAACGTTAAAGAATAAAATTCCCAGTTTACTACATTatcaaaggcttattattcagtagctacattGATTACAGTGCCAACAGGAAGTTACGGAAGTGTGCAATAGAAGGACTCGCTGGAACATCCGGGCCATTTATAGGATCAAAAAGCAGCAATAGCTTCTTTTTCACCACAACACAGAAGtgtaaatataatgtatctTCTGAGAAGACAGACGAGAAGAGCAGTGCCTGTTGGTTTGGATTTTCGCCAAGCTTCCATAACATGCTCTGAGAACCAAGTTCCCTCTGAACTGAGCTCAGTGGTGTGAAATCAATCTAATAGCAGAGACTTGTGCCTCTGCCCCTATTCTGTTCACAACTTTTCAGCCATGATCAACTGTACCTCTGCTAGAACCCCTTACACTGTCCATACCTGACTGCAGTAAAGCTGAATATTCGCAATGATGTGCAGTCATGTCTATCTTTATCAGCACAGTACAGCCTCACTGTGGTCTTTGCAATAATCTTCTTTACTGCTTTACTTCTTTACTTTCCTTTACTTGGAAACCAAATAGTGTACAGGAACACAATGGGCAAAGGAAGTGGTCAGCATTTTCTACTGTTACTAGTGCATTTTGCACAATACAGCAGCAATATCTGCATAGAACAACAATGATATCGATGAAGATGAACAATGATATTGTGACCAAGGAACCTGATCCAATACTCATCAAACTAACATTTGGTAACCACGTTAAACTAATATGCAAGTCATTTTTAGTGACTGTGAAGAGTTGAAGTGTAGGACTAAATATGAGTGCTTGCAATTGGACAGGAAAAACACTAAGATGTGCAGGACAGAGATACCCCTTAACCAGGCCTGCAAACCAGTGCAATAGTATTAATCCTGATCTGAAGTTGTAGACTGTAATCAATGGTTTGCTCTCTATCTCGGTCCCCTTTTCAGGCTGTGAGTTGTATGCCTTCTGCGGAGCTCTGTTCGGTATCTGCTCCATGATCACCCTCATGGTCATCGCCGTGGACCGCTACTTTGTCATCACACGGCCCCTGGCCTCCATCGGCGTGCTATCCCAGAAGAGAGCCCTGTTGATCCTGACCTGCGCCTGGGCTTACTCTCTTGGTTGGAGCCTGCCTCCCTTCTTTGGCTGGAGTGAGTGTTGGGGGGATAAGTTTGCTGAATTGCGGTTCTGGAGATccaccaccctggagagtttaGATCCAAAACACTTGGCTTTAATTCTCAGAAGCTCTTGAGAGCCATCATTACCTGTATCTAGTGTGCTAGATTAAGGTTAGAGCTAATCTCTGCAGAGTaatagatctccaggaccaagaTTGTGCATTTGGGGCAGTTTTTCCAACAGATAAGGTCTTCATTGGTTTCCAAAGCTCATTCTATgagtacacatttaaaaacaaaggtgcTAAAAACGTTTATTTGGTGCTGTGCCAAGGAAGAAAGttgaattaatattttttgtaaatgacgtgtaaatgtgaagaacccttCTACCAGTTTAGTTTTCCCCAAGAACCATATGTCCAtgtcaagaaccatttagaaaaCCTTGTACTGCACATTAGTGGCAAACAAATCTAATTCTATCTGATCAAGTGTGATCAAGTGTCTCACTTTTTGTTACATGAACCAGGACTGtcacggcatttggcagatgcttaTCCACAGatacttacaatttgatcatttttacacaggtaggcaaaagtagcgttaggagtcttgcccaaggactcttataggtatagtgtagagtgcttAGCCAGGCAGGAATTGAACCCCAGACTCCAGCATAGAAgttagaggtgttacccactacactaaccaaccacttaaTCCAAGCCGTCATTCTACTACTCTGTAACACTTTGTTTGAAGGGTACCTACTTAAGGACTTCATggcacatgcataagcattaaTAACAAGAAATACttcaatatttttaaacagattAGGCTGGTCAAGCAAGATGACACAAtgtttaatgaagtaaatgacactATATTGACATCAGGGCCCTTAACCTAAGACATGTGTTCTATTTAATATACTGTAAGTAATGATGCCCATAAGGCAGAGGCCTAGTTAAGAACGCCACAGATCAGTTCTGTATATTCCAGCTAGTGCTTAAGCGCAAAAGTACAGTTGCTGTTAGGGGGTCCTGTGTGGCTGCAGACCTGAACAACTAACTGTGTTCATCATATCTCTACTCATAAAGCTCACACAAGAACAGGTTCTTCAAAGTAATGTCCACAATGACTACCAGTACTATTATTTTTGATACTTTCTTGGCACATTTAAAAGCAAGTCATTTTCTACTCAAGTAAAAATACAGAGAGATTATGCTTAATATTTTACCAAAGATATTTCTACTTTCACTCAAGAAGAGGATTTTTGTATGGGAATATATATACAGGGGTGCAGATTTGCTCTGAACAAcagaatcaaaatcaaaaattaaaatgaaacaatatggACTATTAACAACTGTAATGACACAAgttaaaaacaatcataataataaagataacaAAGGTTAGTTATGTACTTTTTGAGAACCATCCCACGAGCCCCAAAATGatctttattatcattatcatataTATTATCATATATCGTATATCTTATATACTTATTATTTTATCCTATAGATATAATTGAATAATCAGACAATGATAAAACTGATATATGGTATTTTCAACTGGGTTCCATTCCTTGgaaatgatgcttcataacTGTGTTATAAATACATTGTTGTACAGTGACTATAAAAGCTGTGCCATCAGTGCGAGCCATAAATGTCAACGCTCACCTCTACAGTGAGGTTAACTTCTACTAGCATCCCTATGGGATTCCTGTAGTTTGTTAGTGttaagctaacagtgattcaCAAGAACTTGATTCAACTCCTAGATTAAACAAAATGTCTAAaaaacattccatgttttacttgaagcttgtaacagacacattaacatatatttcacCTTGTAgtagtttcacagtgactctttcaatGAAGGTATAATGGTATAATGCTGGGTAACCCATTGATTTGAACACTGCACTGGGATATCTGGGACACCCAGAAGGCCCAGAGTGATCTTTTTTCCACTAAATTCGTCCAGCCTATTAGAAGTGTGATAGGTTGTCAGTTTCCAAATACAGGGTGTATACTGAAGAATAAttctactgaaaaaaaaaaatttttttagtTCCCAGACATCATTAGGCCTTTTTCTGAAGGCCAAGAATGTCCTGAGGGTTTTCTTCTGTATGAATGGAACATATGTCCATCACTTTAAGGACCTTTATATtaagtatatattatatatattttacttaaGTATATTAAGTTTATATTAAGGACTTTATATTACAGTGTCGTTTAATTTTAAAGCTTCTTATAAAAGCTATTTACGTACAGTTGCTTCATAAATGTATTGTTGAATGCTTATGCACATGTTATGAAGTCCCTAACTAGGTAATATGACCTCTGATTCTGTTAAGTAGCCTTAGAAAATGTTACTCTTTCTTCTGTGGAATCTTGAGCGTGTATATCCCACATATGTGAGTGCCCAATTGTGTAGACACATGATGGACTGATTCCACAGTTTTTTCTCTTTGGATCTTGCTTCACTTCCATCCAAGCCAGTTAACTCAGTTTTGTTGGTCCTTACCTATAGGTAAGTCCAAAGGCCAGCAGTGAGGCTTTATGTCAGCTGGCGGGCACTTTTAGAAGTGAGGGGGGCAGGTGATGAAAGGCTTTGCATCTTAGCATGCTATGTGATTCTGATTGGAGTGGTTGGACAGGCTGCAAGCCAAGGCAATAGCCTACATCTTATTTGCTTGATGATGGGCACTTACGTTGGCCCATTTGGTGCACGCTGTCTTCATGCATTGAGCACTGTCTCTGATCTTGTCGCCAGAATCAAGTGTCCTTCTCTGCTGTGAGAGCAACGTCCGTCTctttaaacatttctgacagCTGCTTTTCTTGGTTTCCACTGATCGGCAAGCCGATTCTTTCGCTTAGAGAGAATCATTTTGAACGCCCCTGTTTTTGCTCAGTAATGGTAAATCAGGCTTCATCAACCAAAGAATATGAAACAATGCATTTGTCCTCCACCTACAGCTCATGCACTCATTTTCTGATGGCCCTGtctctgtttgtttgtctcTTTTGTCTCCTATTAGGTGCCTATGTTCCTGAAGGCCTCCTCACTTCTTGTACATGGGATTACATGACCTTCACCCCCTCAGTACGAGCTTACACAATGCTGCTCTTCATCTTTGTCTTCTTCATCCCCCTCATCGTTATAATCTACTGCTACTTCTTCATCTTCCGTGCCATTCGCACCACTAACCAGTGAGTAGGCTGTAGTCCTGCACTCTTCCTGGAACTACTGCTTTCATTTATGCATTTACAAGGTTCTTCCTTGACTGACCATGTCTTCATTTTCTATTGTGAAAGAGATTCTCCATGCAGCCCTTGAACTAAATTAACGTTTCTTTGTCTGTTAAAGAGATGTGGAGAAGATCAATGGGAACAATACCAGGGACACAATTAAGAGATTCCACAGGCTGAGGAGTGAATGGAAGATGGCTAAGGTTGCCCTCATCGTCATACTGTTGTACGTCATCTCGTGGTCTCCCTATTCATCTGTGGCCCTGACAGCATTTGCTGGGTAATCACACGCGCATGCACATCTACACAAGCAGACAAATGCATCAGACTACAGACAATATCCTATTTTCAGGCCTCAGGACTGCTTGCACCCAGTGCACCAGAACCTCTCAATCAGTACCTTTCAGAGGAGGTCAGAAGTCATTTTGAATGCCAAACTGTTCCTAACAGACAGACATGACTCAAAACACAATATGAGCAAATGagtcatttttcattcagtttaCCTAGAaccagggatgggggagtagcacgtagttagctacaaatattagtagctatgagctgtagccgctacagtcgTATGAAATATAGCTTGTAGCTGTAGCGCCTACAATtatttgtgtagctatagcaaCAATTTTCGCTATAATttcgctacaggcttcagtcaacGTGAGAAAAACCTGAACCATAGAGAGCTGTCCATCACTGGGCTGGAGGCGACTGGGCAGTCATGACTGAGCCGCGGACAGCTCAACCAAACGGGCACGTGCGCCTCACTCGCTTATCACCCCTAAGTCAGGGGTCACAACCGAAATGtgaagaagagccgttttgtcctttcagcaataaTGAAACCTCCTTGGGAGGCACGACATTTTCtgtccgttttaccatcttggctgttaGTATGTCTTAGTGTGAGCTGGTGTTGTAGTAACTtacaggctgaaaatataaacccaaactcagactcactttgctctgctttaacctttagctcagctgtagccgcttttctcgcatcacGGGAAACTTCtccatttcttgtaaaatgtctctcaatgtttgactttttatgaggttgaagtcgcttctcatcctccagcttctcgttcaaattgtcccgttccaccttaaatggtgccagatTGTCCTTCTGcgcaatttaaggtggaacgggagaattcgaatgagaagctgcagattaaacgtctCAGCAaaccagtgatttataaatgtaaattcatgtaaagtccattcatctccaaatgatcagtTCGTTTCATTCTCTGCGTCGCTGTTTGATCAACAGTCTGCGCGTCAGTCTTCAGCGTCGAGGTTGGTGAATTTGCAGTTATGTTAACTccaaaaatctagttctgctgtggagctgtaGCAGCAGTGCAGAGATCATTCAgacctgattctcaccccaaacagaaccacagtcactgatgaggatttagaggctaaagtgttgctgaagtttaataaagactctgaatgtaaatgtttgtacacacaccaatcagacataacattatgaccatctccttgtttctacgctcattttaaacactgtgtccactcactgtccactctattagatacacCTGTGTTGTcggttcaccctgtagatgtaaaaagAGAGATACATcacttgctgtacagtatgagctaatcatcctctagtccttcatcagtggtcacaggacactgtcggCTGgttatttctggttggtggactattctcagtccagcagtgacactgaggtgtttataaactccagcagcgctgctgtgtctgatcctctcagACCGGCGCAACAcccagtaacacaccaccaccacatcattgcagtgctgagaatgatccaccacccaaatagtacctgctctgtgagggtccatgggggtcctgaccgctgaagaacagggtaacagagtatcagagaaacagatggactacagtctgtaactgtagaactacaaagtgcagctatacagtaagtagagctgataaaatggataatgaacatcaaaacaaggaggtggtcagaatgttattatatatgtatcttgctgaaattagagtttaaaaattaaactctaATTTAAAATTAGAGcacttttatttaaacagttgacaacactttgcacaaaattctctggtttgtatccagttatttttgtagatttttcttAGTAAAAACCTGGAAagattgactttgcctttcatcttaatttttgttggatatcacgcctttgggtgtgtaagtttgattgttggtaacactttttggtgatcttgttgtatatttgcagcttttcagttgtgtgtttctttttggcacaggattaaatgcagtgtcttgttcacactgtcagttgggcctgtttggtgtgtcaggtgaagattcacaaacaaacattctgacaattgtgctttgaaagtagctaaaaagtagtgcactacttttcaaaaagtagctaaaaagtagccgctactctttctggaaaagtagctaaattgtagctagctacactttttgaaaaagtagctacaaagtagctaactactaatttttcagtagctttcCCGGCCTTGCCTAGAACTGATCAATACCTAGTCCAGCACTTTGCCAAAGTGAAGATAAATTGGATTCTTTGGAAACACTGTTGCTGAAATCAACCCTATTAATGCTTTTACACGCATAACCTAAAGCTCTCTGAACATCCTGATGAGTTTTTTTATGGCTTTTTCTGGGTATCCTCTCACAGGTATGCAGATATGCTGACGCCGTATATgaactcagtgcctgctgtgaTAGCCAAAGCTTCAGCCATCCACAATCCCATCATCTATGCCATCACTCACCCCAAATACAGGTACCAGCAGAACGTCCTCCAGCACTGGCTTAACTCATTTTTCACCACcaacaacaaaagcatggaGTAATTCAGCATTGATTACCGATTCAGTTGTAGCTCACTTGTAGCTATTTGTGATATTTATGTTCATACAGTCATAATACAAatagtttgaacacccctggtcaaattacgtttttgttgatttcattagtgaaaataaatgaactcaTGCTCTGCAGTAGTgtgcagtttctatttatttgctgagtttaacatgcaGGAAAAAATACATCTTAAAACATAAATTGTTCCATGACTTTTgcaaaggccacattttatgttttatgttgtttgtccAAAGTGTTAATATGTTGACTAGGTCTGTCTATTCAACTGTGGCCATGACAGCATTCTCTGGACACACAAATGCATGCAGTCAGGTTGGAGACAATATTGgttaataaacagtaactgtgtaaaAAATTCTGT from Pygocentrus nattereri isolate fPygNat1 chromosome 5, fPygNat1.pri, whole genome shotgun sequence carries:
- the opn4a gene encoding melanopsin-A, whose protein sequence is MSSKALRSVVKVSCPTTDPSCAQVETLTTWNHRELEIQPAATVTMVQQTVQPFPTVDVPDHAHYTIGAVILAIGITGMVGNFLVIYAFSRSRTLRTPANMFIINLAVADFLMCATQSPIFFTTSMRKRWIFGEKGCELYAFCGALFGICSMITLMVIAVDRYFVITRPLASIGVLSQKRALLILTCAWAYSLGWSLPPFFGWSAYVPEGLLTSCTWDYMTFTPSVRAYTMLLFIFVFFIPLIVIIYCYFFIFRAIRTTNQDVEKINGNNTRDTIKRFHRLRSEWKMAKVALIVILLYVISWSPYSSVALTAFAGYADMLTPYMNSVPAVIAKASAIHNPIIYAITHPKYRLAIAKYIPCLRVLLCIPQRELQSLHSSFISTRRSTVTSQTSDMSGNIRRTSTGKSRLSSASDSESGWTDTEADLSSMSSRPASRQVSCDISRDTAELPDFKPSSSSSFKSKLRNHDSGIFEKTSCDMDDVPVAAVAYADRVFASAGIDSTDGGMISRGMIGRIPGIVITSESSPFLTSVRSSFHNARSRISNSNVGTGSSARDATGGVQQGAALHSNAADSPVSAHSQTFLPH